In Xanthomonas campestris pv. phormiicola, the DNA window TCCGCATGCGCCGCAGATTCATGTCCGGCGACAGGCGCTGCCATTGCGCCGGTGTTTCGTCCGGCGCACCCGCCTGCCAGAAATTGCGCAAGCCGCTGGCGAATGGCTCGCCACGCAGGCTTCCCAACAGGTAGTACTGCCGCGAAATCCCTGGCGAACTCACCGACGCGGCGGCCAGCAGGTCCGAGTGCATCATCGCCCACAGCGTCATTTCGGTACCGAAACTCAGTCCGCCCATCCCCACCTTGGAAGGGTCGGCCTGGCCCCGGGTGGCAAGCAGGCGCACGGCGCTGTCGATCGCCGCAAGGCCGGTGTCGTAGCGCTCGAGCGCATCCAGCCGGTACGGCGCGGCGTTGATGCACAGCGCGGCCACACCGCGCTCGGCAAGCGACGCCAGCGGCCACTCGTCGCCGACGCCGCCGCGCACGAATCCCGGGCACACGTAGTAGGTGACGAACAAGGGCGCAGCGTCCTGGCCGCGCCGGCGGGCCGGATAGAACTGGCCGGTGAACAGGCGCCCCTTCGCATCGTGCCAGCGCAGCAGTTGCACCGGCATCGCACTGGCCAGGTCCTGCGCCAGCGCGCGATTCGGTTCGAACAGGACCTGTTGCGCTCCGCTGGCGATGTCGATCTTCAGCAGGTAGGGCGGCCGCCCGGCATCCGCCGCCACGCAGACCAGCGCCGCCGCCGACAGTCCGCACGGACTGGAACGATCGCGCCCACCGCTGAGCAGACCGTGCCCGCGCAGGACCTCACGTACCTGCCCGGTGGCGACGTTCCATCGGAAAATCGACTGCGCCAGGCCTTGTCGCGGATCGGTCACCGTAAAAAGCACCTCGTCGCTGCCGGGTCGCCATTGCATCCGCGTGATCGCCTTGCCCATGCACGCCGCCGCTGCGCATGGCTGTGCCTGACCGCTGTGGACATCGGCGAGCACCCCGAGCTGGACGTCGGGCCGTTCGAGCAGCCCTGCGCCATCGCCCACCCGGGTCAGCACCGCGACGCGCGCGCTGCCGGGGTCCTGCTCCAGCTTCCACGGCGTCGGTACCTGGGCGGGTAGCGCGTCGATTCCCAGCGGTGCCGGCGGACGCTCGGACGCCGCCACATCCTGCACCGCGCCCGTGGCGGTATCGATGCGCTTCCAACGGTCCGGCGCATCCGCCAGCAGCGGCACCCGATCGAACCACGCCCCCAGGCGTTGCGTGGCGAGCCGCCCACCCACTGCGCCGGAGCGGAACAGGCCCTGCCCCACGGGGACCGACGCGTCGATGCGGATGCCCTGGTCGTACTCGTCCACCTCCGCTCTGCGCACCTGTTCGCGGGTGGCGCCGACGCGATAGGTCACGAAGCGACCGCTGGCATCCAGCGCGAACCCGCGCACATCCGCCGGGTCCTGGGTGACGGCATGGGCGCCCGAGCCATCGGCCGCCGCGCGCCAGACATCCACCCGGTCCTGCAGCAAGCCGATGAAGTAGATCCAACGTCCGTCAGGCGACCAGCGCACCTCCGGCAGCAGCGGTTCCCCCGCCGAGTTGCGCAGCAACGTGCCGCCATCGGCCACGCGCAACGGCGGCCCCACCGCGTCGATGCGCTGCACGTACCAGGCGCAGTCGTAGGTATTGCGCTCCACCGACGCCTGGTCGAGGCGGAACGCGACGTAGCGGCCGTCGGGCGACACCACCGGCGCCGTCAGGTCGGCCACCTCCACCAGCCGCCGCGGCGACAACGCGGCGGCCTGCGCAGGCGCGACAAAAGTGGCCAGCGCCAGCGCGACGCCGGCCCCGCGCAGGCCGGACGAACGCCATGTGGCCAGCCCGAGGAGCCGCGCAGACGCGGCACGGATGCAATCGATGCAGGACATCGCAGGCATGCCTCAGAAGCGCTTGGACAAGGACAGGCTCAGGAACCGGCCCACCGCAGAGTAGTTCGTCGAATCGTAGGGAACGTGGATCCAGCTGGCCGGCGTGTACAACGGCGGTCGGCGATCGAAGATGTTCTGCGCCGCCAGCGCCACCTCCACCCCGGCGAGCACGCCGCGCGGCCGATCCAGCGCATAGCGCAACGTCGTATCGAAGGTGGTGAACGATGCCGTCTTCGTGTCGTCCACGGTGTTGGTGACACCGCTCCTGTAATTGCCGAACAGGGACCAGGACACCGCGCCCGGGCTCCAGACCGCACCGAGCCGGCCGCTCACCCTGGCCGGGTTGAACAAGGTGCCCGCGACGTCGAACGGGCGCTGCAACGGGCTGGTCTTCTGGGTGCTGTCGAGCCAGGAGACCGCCCCCTGCACCGATACATGCCCGTTGCCCGCCTGCGTGTCGTACGACCCCGACAGGTCAAGCCCCTCGATCTCCTGCGCGGCCACGTTGGTGTAGCCGAAGCGCACCAGCGCGACCACCTGGCTGGGGTCGTAGGCGCTGCCGGTGGAGTTGTAGATGTTCTGCGCCGTCGCCATCACTGCCGCCAGCTCCGCCTGCGTCGGCGCGTACACGATGAACGGTGCGTAGTTCGGGTCGGCCAGCGACCGCGCAGCGTTGGTGATCGGCTGCACCACCCGGTCGGTGTAGTGAATGCGGAACCAGGTCAGCTCCGCCTCCAGTCCAGGCGCCGCCTGCGGGTGGAACGCCAGCGATGCCGTTCGCGTCTGCGCGCGTTCGGGTTGCAGGTCGCGGTTCCCACCGCCCTGGATCAGCGCCGTCGCAGTCGCAGCGTAGCCGGTGCCGCTGACATAGGAGACCGGGACCAGCTGCGCAAAGCTCGCCGCATAGCGCTGGTACAGCGTGGGCGCCTTGAACGAACGGCCCCAGCTCGCCTTGAAGGTGACGTCCGCGCCCGGCGCATAGATCAGCCCCAGCTTCGGCGTGGTGACGCTGCCGAAGCTGTCGTAGTCCTCGTTGCGCAGGGCAGCGGTCAACTCCAGCCGGTGCACCGCGGCGACGCCGGACGCCGGTCCGAGCAGCGGCGCGTTGAGCTCCGCATACGCGAAGCGGCTGCTCTCCTGCGCATCGATCGACACGCGGCCGGTGAGCTGGTTGGAATATTCGAACGCGTTGCGCCGGTAGCCGGCCCCGGTGGCGAGCCTGAGTTCGCCGCCCGGCAAGGTCAGCAGCGGTCCCTCCAGGCTGGCCTCGTAGGAGCGATGTTCGTTGCACAGGCACTCGCGGGTCCTGGCGGTGCTGGCGCCGGTGGCCACGGTCACGCCGATATCGCGGTTGTCCAGGTCGTCCTTGCCGCGCGTCGCGGCCAGCGACAGCGTCCAGTCGTTGGGCAGGAACACCGCGATGCCGGGCGATACCAGCAGCGCCGAGGTTTCCGGCAGCATCCGGTTGTAGCTGGTCCTGGAAGTGGAATAGTAGTAGTTGTAGACCTGATCCCTGCGGCTGCCGAGTGCGTCCAGGCGCAGTTCTGCCACGTCGCCGAAGGCATGGTGAAGGCTCAGCAGGCCGCTCTTCAGATCGCTGCCGGGGTAGATCGTGGTCGGTGCGAGGATCTGCCGGGTGTAGCCGCGTTGCGCGGCGTAGATGGGATCGGTGGAGACGTCCTTGTAGGTGAAGATCGCGCCGCCGCCGTTCCATTGCGTGCCCGCCGTGAGCGTGTACTCGCGGGTGGTCAGGCCGCCCTCGGTGGCGCCGCCGTAGCGCGTGCCCGCGACCACGCCGTCGAAGTCGCGCTTGAGGATCACGTTGCCCACCCCGCCCACTGCATCGGAGCCGTAGATCGCCGAGGCGCCATCGGGAACGATCTCGATCCGCTGCACCGCCTCGATCGGGATGGCATCGATATCCACCGCCTGCACGTAGCCGCCATAGGACATTCGCCGCCCGTTGAGCAAGGTCAGTGTCGCGTCCGGCCCGAGCCCGCGCAGATTGAGACTCGAGCCGCCGGTCAGGTTCTGGTTGGCGAAACCGCCGGAGCCCAGCGTGGCGCCGGCGGCCACACCCGGGTTCTGCCCGCCCGCGAAGTTCTGCGGGATGCTGCGGATCACCTCGCCGATATCGGCAAACCCCTGTGCCCGGATCTGCGCGGCATCGATCGATACCAGCGGGGAGGCCACCGCACCGCCACGGATGCGCGTGCCGGTCACCGTGATCGTCTCCAATTGCGTGGCCGCCGAGGCCGATGCAGACGGTTGCGCAGCGTCCGCCTGGGCCACCGGCACCGCGCCGTCCTGCGCCAGCGCGACGATCACGGTCGTGTCGCCGTCCTGCCGGTAGTCCAGACCGCTGCCTTGCAGCAGTCGCTCCAGCGCGTCCTGCCAGCGCATGCGGCCACTGATCGCCCTGGCCTGCTTGTCGGCGACCACGTCGGGCGCGGCGACGATCCGCACGCCGCCCTGTGCAGCCAAGGCCTCCAGCGCCGCGGCAAGCGGCCCGGCGGGCAAGGCGAAATCCTGATCGACCTGCGCTCCACCCGGCGCGGCCCGCTCCCGCCCGTGCGTCTGCCCTGCGGCATCCCGGGCCCACACCACCCCCGTCGCCGCGCTCGCAGCGGCGAACAAGGCGAGGCAAATGGCATTGCGTAACGTACTGTCGTTCATGCTGCGTCCTTTGGTTATGGCCTGATGTCGCCCGGCGGGCATGCGATCCGGCGGTAGCCGGAGCGGACACGCCAGCGGGCACGCTGGTTGTCGCGTCTGTCTGCGCGGACAGCGGCACGGCGCCACGCGGAGATGCACTCGTCAGCATCACTAAACAGATAGAGATACGAACATTCATCACCCGCGCGAGGCATGCCGGTACGCTCCCCGCGCGCCGACGCCGTCCTGCCGCTTTCCGCATTCCCCTACTGCCCCGCAGCGACGTACCTGATGCCTCCCCTCGCACCTGCCGAGAAGCATGCCGCCGTCGCCGCAGCTACGTTTAACGTAGCTGCAATACGGAGACTACGTTTAGCGTAGTATCGAAGTCAAGCCCTCTTCCGGAAGCTTCCGCGCATGGAAGTCCGGGACCAGCAAGCACGTGGGTGAGAAACGACCGCTGCCGGTCTTCAGCCGCCGGCTGCGCGAGGCGCGGGAGGTCTACGGCATTTCCCAGCGCAGCCTGGGCATCAAGGCCGGCCTGGACGACTTCGTCGCCAGCACCCGCGTCAACCGCTACGAAACCGGCGTCCATCAGCCCGACCTGCAGACCCTGCAACGCCTGGCGGCGGCGCTCGAGCTGCCACTGGCCTACTTTTACGCCGAAGAAGACGAACTGGCACGGCTGATCATGGAGTTCAAGCGGCAGCGCAAGGGCAAGAACGAAGACTGACCCGGCAACACCGGCGCCGCCGCTCGGTCCTTGCGCGCCTGCGCACTGGGCGCGAGCGGCGCGAACCGCGCGCGGCGGAAATCGTGCAGCAGGCGGAACACCTGCTCGCCTTCCTGCGCGTAGCGCCGGAAATCGCTCTTGGCGAGGCGATACAGGCAGCCGTGGCGGGCGAAGACCAGGTCGCCGCCGTCCCAATCTGCCCAGTCGCTGCCGGGAAGGTCGAGCAACACCGCGCCCTCGCGGTCCAGCATGCGATGATCCAGGCCGTACCACGCTTCGTTGTTGCAGCGACGTCCCCCCGTCCTGAGTAACAGCGGGGTTTAGAGTCCGGGGTTGATGATATCGGTGTTAGCAAGGTATTTGGCGTAGTCGGCAGGCGTCATGCCGTCGATGGCCTTCTTTGGACGCTCCTCGTTGTATTCCCGGCGCCAACGTTCGATCTTGGTGCGTGCGTGCGTGCGTGCGTGCGTGCGTGCAGCAGCGTCGGGAACCAATGTTCGTTGAGGCACTCGTCGCGCAGGAAGCCAATGATCTGTTCTTCGGAAAAACGCTTCTTCACGTCCAATCTCCTTGAGGTAGGGAATTGGACTCCAAACCGGGCTGCTACTCAAAATGGGGGGCGTCGCTCCTACCGAGTGCAAGGCCTTCTGCGGCTACAACGCTGGCTTCGAAGCGCCCTACCTGCGCGTGGCTGAAGGGTGTGGCCGAGACAGCCTCGATCGCACGCGGTCTGCATTCCAGCTTCTCTATGACGCCAAAAACTACAAAGCGGCGCTGAGTACCTTGTCTCCACTGCTGGCGAGGTGCTTGCCGACGCTGGAATGGGAAGAAGAGGGAGCCATTCGCAACGACCTGGCAATCACCCAGTACAAGAACGGCCTGTATGCGCAATGCCTCGGCACACTCGACCATTACGCGGGCGATGCCGATCTGGACGACGATGTGGTGACGGACAACTGGCCACCGATGCTGGTGGATCGCTACCTGGCAATCATCCGCGCAGCGAGAAC includes these proteins:
- a CDS encoding helix-turn-helix domain-containing protein, coding for MGEKRPLPVFSRRLREAREVYGISQRSLGIKAGLDDFVASTRVNRYETGVHQPDLQTLQRLAAALELPLAYFYAEEDELARLIMEFKRQRKGKNED
- a CDS encoding Atxe2 family lasso peptide isopeptidase, giving the protein MSCIDCIRAASARLLGLATWRSSGLRGAGVALALATFVAPAQAAALSPRRLVEVADLTAPVVSPDGRYVAFRLDQASVERNTYDCAWYVQRIDAVGPPLRVADGGTLLRNSAGEPLLPEVRWSPDGRWIYFIGLLQDRVDVWRAAADGSGAHAVTQDPADVRGFALDASGRFVTYRVGATREQVRRAEVDEYDQGIRIDASVPVGQGLFRSGAVGGRLATQRLGAWFDRVPLLADAPDRWKRIDTATGAVQDVAASERPPAPLGIDALPAQVPTPWKLEQDPGSARVAVLTRVGDGAGLLERPDVQLGVLADVHSGQAQPCAAAACMGKAITRMQWRPGSDEVLFTVTDPRQGLAQSIFRWNVATGQVREVLRGHGLLSGGRDRSSPCGLSAAALVCVAADAGRPPYLLKIDIASGAQQVLFEPNRALAQDLASAMPVQLLRWHDAKGRLFTGQFYPARRRGQDAAPLFVTYYVCPGFVRGGVGDEWPLASLAERGVAALCINAAPYRLDALERYDTGLAAIDSAVRLLATRGQADPSKVGMGGLSFGTEMTLWAMMHSDLLAAASVSSPGISRQYYLLGSLRGEPFASGLRNFWQAGAPDETPAQWQRLSPDMNLRRMRIPLLMQMPEQEYMHTLDFAIPLIRERRADLYVFPNEPHQKFQPRHKLAVYERNLDWFVFWLMGEQDPAPAKTAQYAHWRAMRDGIARAYR
- a CDS encoding TonB-dependent receptor → MPAGPLAAALEALAAQGGVRIVAAPDVVADKQARAISGRMRWQDALERLLQGSGLDYRQDGDTTVIVALAQDGAVPVAQADAAQPSASASAATQLETITVTGTRIRGGAVASPLVSIDAAQIRAQGFADIGEVIRSIPQNFAGGQNPGVAAGATLGSGGFANQNLTGGSSLNLRGLGPDATLTLLNGRRMSYGGYVQAVDIDAIPIEAVQRIEIVPDGASAIYGSDAVGGVGNVILKRDFDGVVAGTRYGGATEGGLTTREYTLTAGTQWNGGGAIFTYKDVSTDPIYAAQRGYTRQILAPTTIYPGSDLKSGLLSLHHAFGDVAELRLDALGSRRDQVYNYYYSTSRTSYNRMLPETSALLVSPGIAVFLPNDWTLSLAATRGKDDLDNRDIGVTVATGASTARTRECLCNEHRSYEASLEGPLLTLPGGELRLATGAGYRRNAFEYSNQLTGRVSIDAQESSRFAYAELNAPLLGPASGVAAVHRLELTAALRNEDYDSFGSVTTPKLGLIYAPGADVTFKASWGRSFKAPTLYQRYAASFAQLVPVSYVSGTGYAATATALIQGGGNRDLQPERAQTRTASLAFHPQAAPGLEAELTWFRIHYTDRVVQPITNAARSLADPNYAPFIVYAPTQAELAAVMATAQNIYNSTGSAYDPSQVVALVRFGYTNVAAQEIEGLDLSGSYDTQAGNGHVSVQGAVSWLDSTQKTSPLQRPFDVAGTLFNPARVSGRLGAVWSPGAVSWSLFGNYRSGVTNTVDDTKTASFTTFDTTLRYALDRPRGVLAGVEVALAAQNIFDRRPPLYTPASWIHVPYDSTNYSAVGRFLSLSLSKRF